A section of the Flavobacterium ardleyense genome encodes:
- a CDS encoding DUF5687 family protein, whose amino-acid sequence MIKKFLYLEWKAFVRSASFGNSVAMKILMGFVAVYFMATFLLLGIGVFFIIKEEFNLEPLATVNKYLIFYFLADISARLALQKIPVINIKPLLLMNIRKSTIVKFALGKTVFSVFNFLQLFFFVPFTIVLLVQGYDILSTVLWFVAMMSIVYFLNFLNIILNNKDNLFTAFLVILAVLAALQYYEVLDITVFTFPFFDGISHTTFMWILPVAALVFTIIATYKFFLKGLSLDSVLVEKHTIASSENFSWLERFGKLGTFLKNDLRLITRNKRAKSTLFVSVMFLFYGLIFFKNPEFDSHVMKIFAGIFVTGGFLFTYGQYVPSWDSAYYPLMMTQNINYREYLNSKWWLIVIATIISTAIAAFYLMWGWEVYLAVLVGGIYNIGVNSHLVLLTGAYIKTPIDLQTSKGMFGDKKAFNAQSLLLTIPKLILPLALYFAGNFFISPTAGLIFVAAAGILGFLFRNLVFAQIEKVYKKEKYKTIQAYKQSN is encoded by the coding sequence ATGATAAAAAAGTTTCTGTATCTCGAATGGAAAGCCTTTGTGCGATCCGCATCCTTTGGCAATTCGGTAGCAATGAAGATTTTGATGGGTTTTGTAGCAGTCTATTTTATGGCTACTTTCCTACTTTTAGGTATTGGAGTATTCTTTATAATAAAAGAAGAATTCAATCTCGAGCCATTGGCCACTGTAAATAAATATCTGATTTTTTATTTTCTTGCAGATATTTCGGCACGTTTGGCTTTACAAAAGATTCCAGTGATAAATATCAAGCCATTGCTTTTGATGAATATTAGGAAGTCGACTATCGTAAAGTTTGCACTTGGGAAGACAGTTTTTTCGGTCTTCAACTTTCTTCAATTATTCTTTTTTGTTCCTTTTACCATTGTTTTGCTTGTTCAAGGATACGATATTTTGTCCACTGTACTTTGGTTTGTAGCGATGATGTCGATAGTTTATTTTTTGAATTTTTTAAATATAATTTTAAATAATAAAGACAATCTTTTTACTGCATTTCTAGTAATACTAGCAGTTCTTGCTGCCTTACAATACTATGAGGTTTTAGATATTACGGTATTTACATTTCCATTTTTTGATGGAATTTCTCATACTACGTTTATGTGGATTTTACCTGTCGCCGCTTTGGTTTTTACAATTATAGCTACTTATAAGTTCTTTCTGAAAGGGTTAAGTCTAGACAGCGTTTTGGTCGAAAAACATACAATTGCGAGTAGTGAAAACTTTTCATGGCTTGAAAGATTTGGAAAATTAGGAACCTTCTTGAAAAACGATTTGCGGTTAATTACTCGAAATAAAAGAGCAAAATCCACTTTGTTTGTAAGTGTAATGTTTTTGTTTTATGGATTAATTTTCTTTAAAAATCCAGAATTTGATTCCCATGTTATGAAGATTTTTGCAGGGATATTCGTTACTGGCGGTTTTCTTTTTACCTATGGTCAATATGTTCCGAGTTGGGACAGCGCATATTATCCCTTAATGATGACTCAAAATATTAATTATAGAGAATATTTAAATTCAAAATGGTGGTTAATTGTTATTGCCACGATAATCTCGACCGCAATTGCGGCATTTTATTTAATGTGGGGTTGGGAAGTTTATCTCGCAGTGCTAGTGGGCGGAATTTATAATATTGGTGTCAACTCACATTTGGTTTTACTAACTGGCGCCTATATCAAAACTCCCATAGACTTGCAGACAAGTAAAGGAATGTTTGGAGATAAAAAAGCTTTTAATGCACAATCGCTGTTATTAACAATTCCGAAACTGATCTTGCCACTTGCCCTATATTTTGCGGGAAATTTCTTTATCAGTCCCACTGCAGGTTTAATTTTTGTTGCAGCAGCAGGAATTTTAGGATTTTTATTTCGAAACTTAGTTTTTGCACAAATAGAAAAAGTTTACAAAAAAGAAAAGTATAAAACCATTCAAGCTTACAAACAAAGCAATTAG
- a CDS encoding ferredoxin--NADP reductase yields the protein MSSFYKLSIKEVRRETDNAVSVLFNIPAELKDHYKFIAGQYINLKLTLDGEEIRRAYSICSSPDSGDLRIAIKSVTVGAFSTFANSKMKAGDVLEVGTPEGKFTFEPSAGAQKNYAGFAAGSGITPVMSILQNVMENEPDSTFVLVYGNKSPEHTIFSKQLHDLQLKYTGRLFVHYVYSQAKVEGELFGRIEKSTVNYVLNNKHKEIEFDKFYLCGPEDMIIRVADVLKEHNIKEKDIKFELFFAPKAENEIDTSLDGTTKITVMVDDEETIFEMSQKQSVLDAALKQGIDAPYSCQGGICSSCLARIKSGTAEMKKNAILTDKEIADGLILTCQAHPTSKELYIDYDDV from the coding sequence ATGTCGTCATTCTATAAATTAAGTATAAAAGAAGTAAGGCGCGAAACTGACAATGCTGTTTCAGTCTTATTCAACATTCCGGCAGAACTAAAAGATCATTATAAGTTTATAGCTGGTCAATATATTAATCTGAAATTAACTTTAGACGGAGAAGAAATTCGTCGTGCCTACTCTATATGTTCATCTCCAGACAGTGGCGATTTGCGTATTGCGATTAAGTCGGTCACCGTTGGTGCCTTCTCTACTTTTGCCAATAGCAAAATGAAAGCGGGAGACGTGCTCGAAGTTGGTACTCCAGAAGGAAAATTCACTTTTGAGCCATCTGCAGGTGCTCAGAAAAATTATGCAGGATTTGCTGCTGGAAGTGGAATCACTCCGGTGATGTCTATTTTGCAGAATGTAATGGAAAATGAACCTGACAGTACTTTTGTATTGGTTTATGGAAATAAGTCACCCGAGCATACTATTTTTTCAAAACAACTCCATGATCTTCAATTAAAGTATACTGGACGTTTATTCGTGCATTATGTTTACTCGCAAGCCAAAGTTGAAGGCGAACTTTTTGGAAGAATCGAGAAATCGACGGTCAATTATGTTCTCAATAATAAACACAAAGAAATTGAATTTGATAAATTCTATCTGTGTGGTCCTGAAGATATGATTATTCGTGTTGCCGATGTTCTGAAAGAACATAATATTAAAGAAAAAGATATAAAATTCGAATTATTTTTTGCTCCTAAAGCTGAGAATGAAATTGATACATCTCTTGATGGAACTACGAAAATCACCGTAATGGTAGATGATGAAGAGACTATCTTTGAAATGTCTCAAAAACAATCTGTGCTTGATGCGGCCCTAAAACAAGGAATTGATGCGCCCTATTCTTGCCAAGGCGGAATTTGTAGTAGTTGCTTGGCGCGAATTAAATCTGGTACAGCAGAGATGAAGAAAAATGCGATTTTGACCGATAAAGAAATTGCCGATGGATTGATTTTGACATGTCAGGCACATCCAACATCAAAAGAATTGTATATCGATTATGATGATGTTTAG
- a CDS encoding glycosyltransferase family 9 protein produces MSTKITHIAVIRLSAMGDVAMTVPVISAFAKRHPEIKITIVSRKFLKPLFDAIPNCEFLAVDTNQRHKGFKGIVQLYQDLKNIGVDAIADLHNVLRSKVVRYFFSATNIPTAAIDKGRKEKKALVRLKNKEFKQLKTSMQRYLEVFEDLGFLIDESSIKFLEKLPFSRGTELFAGKLALKASKWIGIAPFAQHDGKVYPADLMQEVISQLAKNNANTLFLFGAGQEEIQQLNTFKGTLENVIVVAGNLKFGQELELISNLDVMLSMDSGNAHLAANYGVAVVSLWGATHPFAGFAPFGQPQENLITSDREKYPLLPTSVYGNIEVPGYKDAMRSILPERVVNVIEGVISK; encoded by the coding sequence TTGTCTACAAAAATCACACATATAGCCGTCATTCGCCTCTCCGCAATGGGAGATGTTGCAATGACGGTACCTGTGATTTCCGCTTTCGCGAAAAGGCATCCGGAGATCAAAATAACCATTGTTTCAAGAAAATTCCTTAAACCATTATTCGATGCTATTCCCAACTGCGAATTTCTTGCTGTTGATACAAATCAGCGACATAAAGGATTTAAAGGCATCGTACAGCTATACCAAGATCTAAAAAATATTGGGGTAGATGCAATTGCCGATTTGCATAATGTACTTCGGTCGAAGGTTGTGCGCTACTTTTTTTCGGCAACCAATATTCCGACAGCCGCGATAGACAAAGGCAGAAAGGAAAAGAAAGCTCTAGTACGTTTGAAAAATAAAGAGTTCAAACAGCTTAAAACTTCCATGCAGCGCTACCTTGAAGTATTTGAAGATTTAGGATTTCTGATTGATGAGAGTTCGATTAAATTTTTAGAAAAACTTCCATTTTCACGAGGAACAGAGCTTTTTGCGGGAAAATTAGCCCTAAAAGCGTCAAAGTGGATCGGAATTGCTCCTTTTGCACAGCACGATGGTAAAGTTTATCCAGCCGATTTGATGCAAGAAGTAATCAGTCAATTAGCTAAGAATAATGCGAATACGCTGTTTTTATTTGGCGCAGGCCAAGAAGAAATTCAACAATTAAATACTTTTAAAGGAACGCTTGAAAACGTAATCGTGGTGGCAGGGAATTTAAAATTTGGCCAGGAATTAGAACTAATTTCGAATCTTGATGTGATGTTGAGTATGGATTCTGGCAATGCACATCTTGCGGCAAATTACGGTGTTGCCGTAGTTAGTTTATGGGGAGCAACACATCCTTTTGCAGGTTTCGCTCCCTTTGGACAACCTCAAGAAAATCTGATTACTTCAGATCGCGAGAAGTATCCGCTTTTGCCAACTTCGGTTTATGGAAATATAGAAGTTCCCGGATACAAAGATGCAATGCGAAGTATACTACCTGAGCGCGTTGTTAATGTTATTGAAGGAGTTATTTCAAAGTAA
- a CDS encoding DUF4254 domain-containing protein: MFSQLAFSVFEQSIHDYHVYDSVDQQINNPFPKEKIEHLLYLKNWIDTVQWHFEDLIRDPQIDPVAALALKRRIDAFNQERTDMVEYIDSYFLQKYAGVETKPNAKINSESPAWAIDRFSILALKIHHMREEAVRTEASEEHRKNCEIKLNILLEQRKDLATAIDDLLEDIKTGEKYMKVYKQMKMYNDVDTNPVLYQTKK; this comes from the coding sequence ATGTTTTCACAACTTGCATTTTCTGTTTTTGAACAAAGTATCCATGACTACCATGTTTACGATAGTGTTGACCAACAAATAAACAATCCTTTTCCAAAAGAAAAAATTGAGCATCTATTATATCTAAAAAACTGGATTGACACTGTTCAATGGCATTTTGAAGATTTAATTAGAGATCCCCAAATTGATCCAGTTGCTGCATTGGCGTTAAAACGTCGTATTGATGCCTTTAATCAAGAGCGTACTGACATGGTTGAATATATTGACAGTTATTTTTTGCAAAAATATGCAGGTGTTGAAACTAAGCCAAATGCAAAAATCAATTCAGAAAGTCCAGCTTGGGCAATCGATCGTTTTTCGATTTTGGCCTTAAAAATTCACCATATGCGAGAAGAAGCTGTTCGAACCGAAGCTTCGGAAGAGCACCGTAAAAACTGCGAAATCAAATTAAATATCTTGCTGGAGCAGCGCAAAGATTTGGCAACAGCCATAGATGATTTGCTAGAAGATATCAAAACCGGCGAAAAGTATATGAAAGTTTACAAACAGATGAAAATGTATAATGATGTAGACACTAATCCAGTTTTGTATCAGACTAAGAAATAA
- the upp gene encoding uracil phosphoribosyltransferase encodes MQIHHLSENNSVLNHFLSEIRNVDIQKDSMRFRRNIERIGEIMSYELSKNLDYNPITITTPLGKKDTSEIANQLVLCSILRAGLALHQGFLNYLDQAENGFISAYRTQATAEKESEIFVEYQAIPVINEKILLLVDPMLATGQSMVAVFNKLLERGTPKEIHLAVVVAAPQGIEFLKEHIPANCHLWIATVDEGLDKKNYIIPGLGDAGDLAYGSKL; translated from the coding sequence ATGCAAATACATCATTTATCAGAAAACAATAGTGTACTCAACCACTTTCTATCAGAAATTAGAAATGTTGATATTCAAAAAGATAGTATGCGTTTTCGCAGAAATATTGAGCGCATTGGCGAAATTATGAGTTATGAGTTAAGCAAGAATTTAGATTACAATCCCATCACAATCACCACTCCCTTAGGAAAAAAAGACACTTCCGAAATTGCAAATCAGCTCGTGCTTTGTAGTATTTTAAGAGCCGGACTTGCACTTCATCAAGGATTTCTGAATTATTTAGACCAAGCGGAAAATGGTTTTATCTCGGCTTATAGAACCCAGGCCACGGCCGAAAAAGAGTCGGAAATTTTTGTCGAATACCAAGCAATTCCGGTGATTAATGAAAAAATTTTATTGCTTGTAGATCCTATGTTAGCAACGGGACAATCGATGGTCGCCGTTTTTAATAAGCTGCTAGAAAGGGGTACTCCAAAAGAAATACATCTCGCTGTTGTTGTCGCTGCACCACAAGGAATTGAATTTCTAAAAGAGCATATTCCTGCCAACTGCCACTTATGGATTGCCACAGTAGACGAAGGTCTAGATAAAAAAAACTATATAATTCCAGGTCTTGGTGATGCCGGAGATTTGGCATACGGAAGTAAATTATAG
- a CDS encoding DUF6427 family protein has protein sequence MITSLFKKSTPINYALVLLVVLFCFFLYHFDNAKPDFSVADLIQKAGIFVIILASLFLSNFIAKKNSLSKDSAYTIFFFFLMLLFFPKLLDNGNLLVSNFFILLSTRRVLSLQSDSNQKEKVFDASLWVFAAALFHFWAILFIFVVFVSVLFSAARDYRNWLLPFIAFITVFIIFLLYSYAIDAAAIEVLIKKTTTSFKLDYFANTKENIAFSIFAAIAIYLIFSQIAALPKKPIIVQSAYKIIILSLFVGIFVFLISPLKGNELLIFTFLPLAIMATNEVEGAKHKVRQELTVGVLIVCALYLFISQL, from the coding sequence ATGATAACAAGCCTTTTTAAAAAATCTACACCAATTAATTATGCATTAGTCCTTCTAGTGGTTTTATTTTGTTTTTTTTTATATCATTTTGATAATGCCAAGCCAGATTTTTCTGTTGCTGATTTAATTCAAAAAGCGGGAATATTTGTAATTATTTTAGCGTCTTTATTTTTGTCAAACTTCATAGCAAAAAAGAATTCTCTGAGCAAAGACAGTGCGTACACAATATTTTTCTTTTTTCTGATGCTGTTGTTTTTTCCAAAGTTATTGGACAATGGCAATCTATTAGTTTCTAATTTCTTCATTTTATTATCCACCCGGAGAGTACTGTCCCTGCAGTCTGATAGCAATCAGAAAGAAAAAGTATTTGATGCATCATTATGGGTTTTTGCTGCCGCACTTTTTCATTTTTGGGCTATTTTGTTCATTTTTGTAGTGTTTGTTTCGGTACTTTTTTCGGCTGCTCGCGATTATAGAAACTGGCTCCTGCCATTTATTGCTTTTATCACGGTATTTATAATTTTTCTGCTTTACTCATATGCCATAGATGCTGCGGCTATAGAAGTACTTATAAAAAAGACTACAACATCATTTAAGTTGGATTATTTTGCTAATACCAAGGAAAATATTGCCTTTAGTATATTTGCGGCAATTGCGATTTATTTAATTTTTTCGCAGATAGCGGCCTTGCCAAAGAAGCCAATAATAGTACAGTCGGCTTACAAAATAATAATATTGTCGCTGTTTGTGGGAATTTTTGTATTCTTGATTTCTCCTTTAAAAGGCAATGAATTGTTAATTTTTACATTTCTGCCCTTAGCAATTATGGCAACCAATGAAGTCGAGGGGGCAAAACACAAAGTTCGTCAAGAGCTTACGGTTGGTGTTTTAATTGTTTGTGCGCTGTACTTGTTTATTAGTCAACTATAA
- a CDS encoding DUF6341 family protein: MKAFFEGIQSLFVDFLFLPMNFLRELELTTWFGANIINWIFVIICTTAMVYWVKQLQLHKSNNEDYQDTTAHSFFK; this comes from the coding sequence ATGAAAGCATTTTTTGAAGGAATACAGTCACTCTTTGTAGATTTTCTTTTTTTACCAATGAATTTTCTAAGAGAATTAGAATTGACTACTTGGTTTGGTGCCAATATTATCAATTGGATCTTTGTAATAATTTGCACTACTGCAATGGTTTACTGGGTAAAACAATTGCAGTTGCACAAATCAAACAATGAAGATTATCAAGATACTACAGCGCATTCATTCTTTAAATAA
- the purD gene encoding phosphoribosylamine--glycine ligase, whose protein sequence is MTILLLGSGGREHAFAWKMIQSPLCETLFVAPGNAGTAAIATNVAMNPNDFDTVAKFVLDNNVKMVVVGPEDPLVNGIVDYFKNREDLKDIAVIGPSQQGAALEGSKEFAKQFMVRHNIPTAGYDSFTAETVEQGCEFLETLSAPYVLKADGLAAGKGVLIIDNLAEAKTELRNMLIDAKFGNASSKVVIEEFLDGIELSCFVMTDGKSYKILPTAKDYKRIGEGDTGLNTGGMGAISPVPFATPLLMQKIEDRIVKPTVDGLAKDNIDYRGFIFIGLIIVKGEPIVIEYNVRMGDPETEVVIPRIQSDLVGLFHAIGSQSLALSSVEIDARSAATIMLVSGGYPEDFAKGKEITGIDSVAIEDALIFQAGTKAEGDKVLSNGGRVIAVTAFGENIDEAIKKSYQNINKISFDKMYYRKDIGFDLFKE, encoded by the coding sequence ATGACAATTTTATTATTAGGATCAGGCGGAAGAGAGCATGCTTTTGCATGGAAAATGATTCAGAGTCCATTGTGCGAAACCCTTTTTGTGGCGCCAGGAAACGCGGGAACAGCTGCTATTGCTACCAATGTGGCGATGAATCCGAATGACTTTGATACGGTTGCCAAATTTGTTTTGGACAATAATGTAAAAATGGTCGTGGTAGGGCCTGAAGATCCTTTGGTAAATGGAATTGTAGACTATTTTAAAAATCGTGAAGATTTGAAAGATATTGCTGTGATTGGTCCTTCTCAACAAGGAGCAGCACTTGAAGGAAGTAAAGAATTTGCAAAACAATTTATGGTTAGACATAATATTCCGACTGCGGGATATGATAGTTTTACGGCCGAAACGGTAGAGCAGGGTTGTGAATTTCTAGAGACATTATCTGCACCTTATGTATTGAAAGCGGATGGGCTTGCGGCTGGAAAAGGGGTGTTGATCATCGATAATTTGGCGGAAGCTAAAACCGAATTGCGCAATATGCTTATCGATGCCAAATTTGGAAATGCAAGTTCGAAAGTAGTAATTGAGGAGTTTCTTGACGGAATTGAACTGAGCTGCTTCGTAATGACCGACGGAAAAAGCTACAAAATTCTACCTACTGCGAAAGATTACAAACGCATTGGTGAAGGTGATACGGGCTTGAATACTGGCGGAATGGGAGCAATCTCTCCTGTGCCATTTGCAACACCATTATTGATGCAAAAAATTGAGGATAGAATCGTAAAACCTACGGTTGACGGTCTTGCCAAAGACAATATCGATTACAGAGGATTTATCTTTATAGGATTAATTATAGTTAAAGGCGAACCTATTGTAATTGAATACAATGTGCGAATGGGAGATCCTGAAACAGAGGTCGTTATACCAAGAATACAATCTGATTTAGTTGGACTTTTCCATGCAATTGGAAGTCAAAGTTTGGCACTTTCTAGTGTGGAAATTGACGCAAGATCAGCGGCAACTATTATGCTTGTTTCGGGTGGATATCCTGAAGATTTTGCAAAAGGAAAAGAAATTACCGGAATTGATTCGGTAGCGATTGAAGATGCTTTGATTTTCCAGGCGGGCACAAAAGCTGAAGGAGATAAAGTGTTAAGCAATGGTGGGCGCGTAATCGCGGTAACTGCTTTTGGCGAAAACATAGATGAGGCCATAAAAAAATCTTATCAAAACATAAATAAAATTAGTTTTGATAAGATGTATTATAGAAAAGATATCGGATTCGACTTATTTAAAGAATGA
- a CDS encoding IS1182 family transposase — MLLQQQKIQLSAYSDLYDLVIPKENLLRKINDLIDFSFIYDELVSKYCLNNGRTAECPVRMFKYLLLKTIYSISDADVVERSRFDMSFKYFLEMAPEDGVINSSSLTNFRKLRLKDSDLLNLLIGKTVAIAIEKGIVNSKSIIVDATHTLSKSNPFSALQVLKERSKLLRKAVYNLDPDWKERMPKKNENNDLQKEIAYSKELIKAIESDTTLSLVPVVKEKLNLLKETIEDTQENLNLSKDKDAKIGHKSADSSFFGYKTHIAMTEERIITAAVVTSGERGDGPELPTLLKISQNNGIKVDTIIGDGAYSGKENLELTSGQEIKVVARLNPSITQGCRKEEDKFDYNKDADMFVCPAGHMAIQKSKQGKKNVGTNQILTFYFDVEKCKTCPLRDGCYKPGAKSKSYSVSIKSDLHKAQMDFQESELYKEKAKHRYKIEAKNSELKNVHGYGRANAYGIENMQMQGALAIFTVNLKRILKLNV, encoded by the coding sequence ATGTTATTACAGCAGCAAAAAATTCAGTTAAGTGCGTATTCCGATTTGTATGACTTAGTTATACCTAAAGAAAATCTTCTTAGAAAAATCAATGACCTAATTGATTTTTCTTTTATTTACGATGAATTGGTTAGCAAATACTGCCTCAATAATGGACGCACTGCAGAATGTCCTGTCCGTATGTTTAAGTATTTACTATTGAAAACAATCTATTCTATTTCGGATGCTGATGTTGTGGAGCGTTCTCGTTTCGATATGTCGTTTAAATACTTTCTTGAAATGGCTCCAGAAGATGGCGTAATAAACTCGAGTTCATTAACAAATTTTAGAAAGTTACGATTAAAGGATTCTGATTTGTTGAATCTTTTAATTGGGAAAACGGTTGCTATTGCTATTGAAAAAGGAATTGTAAATTCAAAATCAATTATCGTTGACGCTACTCACACCTTATCAAAATCAAATCCATTTTCTGCTCTTCAAGTTTTGAAAGAACGTTCAAAACTTTTACGTAAAGCTGTCTATAATTTAGATCCAGATTGGAAAGAACGAATGCCCAAGAAAAATGAGAATAACGATTTACAGAAAGAAATCGCCTATTCTAAAGAACTTATAAAAGCAATTGAATCGGATACTACATTGAGCTTAGTCCCTGTAGTGAAAGAAAAATTGAATCTATTGAAAGAAACAATTGAAGACACTCAAGAGAACTTAAACTTGTCAAAAGATAAAGATGCCAAAATAGGACACAAATCAGCCGATAGCTCCTTCTTTGGTTATAAGACTCATATTGCAATGACCGAAGAACGTATAATTACAGCGGCAGTAGTTACTTCGGGAGAAAGAGGAGATGGTCCTGAATTACCAACTCTTTTAAAGATCAGTCAAAACAATGGAATAAAAGTAGACACTATCATTGGCGATGGTGCATACTCTGGAAAAGAAAATCTTGAATTAACTTCTGGACAAGAAATAAAAGTGGTAGCAAGATTAAATCCTTCAATAACCCAAGGATGTAGAAAAGAAGAAGATAAATTTGACTACAATAAAGATGCTGATATGTTTGTTTGTCCAGCGGGTCATATGGCGATACAGAAATCAAAGCAAGGAAAAAAGAATGTCGGAACAAATCAAATACTCACCTTTTACTTTGATGTGGAGAAATGTAAAACTTGTCCATTAAGAGATGGATGTTACAAACCTGGCGCGAAAAGTAAAAGTTATTCAGTGTCTATAAAATCAGATTTACATAAGGCACAAATGGATTTTCAAGAATCGGAACTTTACAAAGAGAAGGCAAAACACAGATATAAAATAGAAGCTAAAAACAGTGAGCTAAAAAATGTGCACGGTTATGGTCGAGCAAATGCTTACGGAATAGAAAATATGCAAATGCAGGGTGCATTAGCAATTTTCACCGTGAATTTGAAAAGAATACTTAAATTAAATGTGTAG